The genomic DNA TTACAGTTATATTATACACAGAGGTGGTGCGAGACCCTTGTATAATAAGATTGTccatttaaataaagtttgatgataaaactgctgactttcaatttttttaaaacaaactaccaccgtacataaacacaaaataatactaaaaaaaacaacagattttaAGTTTTATCCACAGAAGACAGGGAGAAATTTGTGTAAGAGCAGAAAGCAAATGCTCTTGACTacacagggcttctcaaactcggtcctggggaccccctgtgtctgctggttttcattccaaccgagctctcagttacttaacttgacccttaattgaactttgcttaattagacctttttacttgtttttagcGCTTGAACATttacatatttcaagttagctataatatttaataagtaacttgaactgcaattgtttaagagctgaaaacaagtaaaaatgtctaatatcaattaagggtatagttaagtaattgagagctcggctggaatgaaaaccagcagacacagggggtccccagaacCAAGTTTGAGAACCTCTGATTGAGAGATGAGGAAATTATGCAACTCTTCCCTCAAAAAAAGTCAACCAAATTTTCGACTCCGATTCTTAATACATGTAGTTTTCCTGCGCCTTCCCTGTccaaaaaatgttaataaaaaaatactaatgttttttaaattctgtttttcaatgtttttctCAACACTTCttcaattgttaaaaataaacacttctaGTTCTATATGTCAACTGAAACCCTTAATGAATTACAGCACAGTTGGgtgtacaatattattattattattattattattattattattattattattattattattattattattattatgtttaatgTTTCTCATTCACAATAATGTAAGATCTTTGTCTAATGTGTGCCTATAACTTCTGTATGGATTTAAACGCCCCTTACTTCTGAGGTGAGAGATATTTGGTGGGCTGTCATGAGATCCCCATCAGGTCTATAAAAAATGCAAGTTCGTCCATTTCCTTCTCAGGGTATGAAGAGACTCTGTGAGTGGAGCAACTGAAAACAATCAGCACTTGCTTGAAATGATTCTGGACGCATGTTAGCTTTAAAGAGCATCCGGACGTTGGTGCAGATGTAGTCTGACTCCTAATTTGTTGTGCATTTTGGAAAGCTGTTGATGTGCTTTGACTTTCAAGAAgaaagacattaaaataaaaaaggaacatgTTTTTACTATGCACTAAGGCTGTCAATTGGCAATTTAAACCTCGAAAGGCATTTATGTTCAATCGAAAATCACAATGGACTGTACACTTTCGATGCGCTTTTCTGTAAATAACTACGTTTTCTCAAATATTGCAGCTGTTTACATTATGGACTTCTGACTTCTGTATTTCATTCCGTTTTATGAGTTCCGACAAAAATACCCATTGTTTCTGGGATTGATTTGCATAGTTTCAGTTGAGGCTGAAATCCGCATAATGTATAATTTGTAGCTCATCAGAATAATCTGGTAATTTACTACTGTAATACTTCAAAATACATAGACAgtagataaatgaaaaagtaCAATCTACTAAATACTACAACTTGTATCAATATCATCCGACATCAAAGACATTTCATAAAATCCAAACTTGTCAGTTCCGAAATAAAAACTACCAACGATGCTGGAATACAGACTGAGAAAACCAACAACGCGGAAATGCTTGAACGAGCTTCACTGCAAAGTAAACGAGGTAAGTACCCTACTATATTCTTAGTTAAGTGGATATGCAGAGTAATTTTTAAAAAGTCGCCTAAAACTGTATTATAATTCCTGGTGACTGTTTCAAGATCATAAGCTGTTGCTGAGTTTTTCGATAGGGAACTgtcacgattttttttttttttttttttttttacaactgctTTTTATAGTTTTTATTGGATTTCCATTTCTGTCGGATATTATCCAGACTTTACATTTACATTAGTTTACATTCCAAGACAACCAAAGGAAGACAGAGGAACAGGGCAGTATACTACAGGACCACCATTGTTTGACCACTTCGTGAATTAAATGATACATCTCAAGGggataccatttttaaaaaaatatataaatgaaagaaaataacataTAACACATATGTAACTGAAATTTCCATTCTGTTGGGATATTAATATTTtcggttataataataataataataataataataataataataataataataataataataaagtacagtagATTAGCTAATTTGAATTTGCAGTGGTCTCAGTTGAGCTATATTTGAACCAGTCCATCAGGATGGTGATTTTACTGGTGAAGTAGAGCAATATGTGGCTTATGTAGGGACAAATGGTTGTGTATGGTATTAACTTATATTTAGCATTTTAATTATCTGCAATCATCCTTCTGATGATCAAAATCACTTGATTGCATTAAAAGGGTCTTAAAATGAAACATACCTGTAGTGTACAAGTCATCAGTGCAGTGCTCAACAAAGATAAGCAATGATACAAAAGGTACAACTGCAACCATAAAACTTTATCTGCCATTTATTTCTTGCCAAAGCTTTATTACTGatatgtgattaaatacaaattgaaagaaCATCAAAAGCATAAAACAGAGTCTAGACAATATATGCTGGGACTCAAATCATTGATCCGAGCAGAGTCCAATGCAAACTGGTTCTGATTAGCAAGagtatactgtactgttttaTGACATGTGATTCTGTGGTATGAATTTACTACATTCGTATTTCATTTACTTTTCATGAATGTATCCATAACCTAAACCTTAACAAAACCCTTACCTTAAATATAATCACACATTTataatgtaaactataataaaaaagttctttctccttgtttttgaaaatgtttttttttgtttgtttgtttcaactgTCAAATATCCACCTTTCATATTCTGTTCTTTTTCATCAGCTTATTAAACTGCGCAGTAAGTTCTGACAGAAGATACTAGAAAATCACCGGACTCCAGTGACAGCAGCCATAATAATTGTACTTGTGTTTGCAGTCTTTATATGTCTGGCATGGAAATGGGACCAATGGACTTGGATGGGCAAGTGAACCTGACACTGGAGGGTGACTATAGATCATTAATAGACTCCAGTATGCCTGTATGTTGCACAAACTCTACAACTCCATCCGATGACCGCCTCCCACCAGATTTGGAAGACAGCACAAAGCTGATTGGGGTGCAAATCGTACTTATAGCAGCTTACTGTACCATCATTCTTCTAGGGGTTATTGGCAACTCCTTGGTCATCTATGTTGTATTTAAGTTTAAAACACTGCGTACTGTTACTAATTTTTTCATTGCAAACCTTGCTGTGGCAGATTTATTGGTAAATACTTTGTGCCTGCCATTTACATTGATCTACACCCTTCTAGGCGAGTGGAAATTTGGACAAGTGTTGTGCTTTATGGTCCCATATGCTCAAGGTTTAGCAGTGCACGTATCCACGGTAACCCTAACTGTCATTGCTCTAGACAGACATAGATGCATAGTCTATCACTTTGACACCAAAATGTCCAAGGAAACTTGCTTTATTGTCATTGGCATTACATGGATGATCAGTGCAGTACTAGCAAGCCCATTGGCCATCTTTAGAGAGTATGGTACATTCCACATATCCCCTGATAAATCTATTCAGTTTTGTACTGAAAAATGGTCTGATAACAATCGAGATggcactgtatacagtatctCAATGCTGCTGCTGCAATATGTGTTGCCACTGTCAATCATTTCCTTTGCTTACATCCGAATCTGGAGTAAACTGAAGAACCATGTAAGTCCAGGTGAAGGGAATGTTCGCCACCACAGAAGAAGGAAAACCACAAAAATGTTGGTTACCGTTGTGGTAGTGTTTGCCGTGAGCTGGTTGCCATTTCATGCTTTTCAGCTTGGCATTGATATCGATAACAACGTCTTAGACACGAAAGATTTTAAATTAGTGTATACCATATTTCATGTAATAGCTATGTGCTCAACCTTTGCCAACCCATTCCTTTATGGGTGGATGAATAATAACTACAGAAATGCTTTCATAACTGTGTTTAAATGTGAGCAGAGGGTTGATTCTATCCACCTGGAGGGCCAAGTGAAGGTCAGTACAAAAAAAACTTTGGAAGCAGAAGATATAGCCCATGTGAATGGTCACTCAGCCAAACGACATCCCACCAATGTTTGAAGTTGATAAGAAGACCACAAACAGTCTGTGGATATACACTCCTGCATGTAATACTTAAACGTTTGTGTTGTGTAAGTGTCATATTACAGGATCTAGTTTTATTTGAGTGTCTCCACTATTGCTCTGGTGTTATCAATGTACAACACACCGataaaacacacatactgtaaatagatttacatttttgtattctttACTTCCAGTTTGAGAATTCCAGTTTATTCTATCAGATGATAATTACTATTTTCTGTTACAGAGAACTCCAGTAGTTAGTAAACTAATATCTGAACTTACTTCAGATGCAGTCCATAAATAAAGTTACATTACTGTCAATCATATTTTTACTGGGGGTTTCAGGTGGCTGCATGTTAGACAATGGGAAATGTTACGGCTATAATTGTGCGTTTTGATGATGTTGTTTGTAAAGTGCAAGCTTTTTTGCAACAAAAGTCTTGGCCATTCATATTGAGGAATTACCCTGAATAATGAATCCTGAAGCACTTGTGTAGTTACATTTGCATGATAATACTGTGCACTTTTACTGGTGAAGTAGAGCAATATGTGGCTTATGTAGGGACAAATGGTTGTGTATGGTATTAACTTATATTTAGCATTTTAATTATCAGCAATCAACCTTCTGATTATCAAAATCACTTGATTGCATTAAAAGGGTCTTAAAATGAAACATACCTGTAGTGTACAAGTCATCAGTGCAGTGCTCAACAAAGATAAGCAATGATACAAAAGGTACAACCATAAAACTTTATCTGCAATTTATTTTGACATGCTTTGAAACtactgaaacatttttttaaaacttataaaGGCATTTATCTATTTGATCAATtagataaaaaaggaaaaaacaatcaATCACCAGTATTTATGCTGCCAAAGCTATGAAACTATGGGATCTATTTAACTGATCTCAACAGTGACTGACTAAATATTGCAGTGTTTCAACACTAAAATATTATTAGATACATTGTATGGATCCCAGTGTTTGTTTAATCTTAAATCAAGACAAATccagccatattcacaaagcatttacccacTTCTAAATTTGCAGTATTTTTTAACGAGTAAAAACGATCTACAGTACTCATAGCATGGAGAAAGCAAACAAAACGAAAAAATCCAATCACATTAAACAGTTGTAACTTTGAGGGATttatatggtttttttttaaacaacacaactGTGTCAGTTCtacttaattattattgttattatattttaattgtgtgaGGTAAATACCTTATAATATACTATATCCTGCAGGGTGTTTTCTTGAAATAGTTGCAACTTGCATGAATTTAAATTTATACTGAATGTAGCCTTCTTGTTGACGGTAAGAGAATGTATGCTTTACCTTTTATAACTTGATATTGTATATACCAGGACAACTTGTTATTGAACATCTGTTGTCAAATaacgtttttgttttaaaatatacaagacTGGGGTTAAATTAAGAGTCACATATTACATTATATAACATTCGTTTTTAGAAGCGTTGTATGAGCTGcaacaaaaaaggaaaataaaaaatcaatatgGTATTAGTACTAAAATGATGCATTAAAGTAATGGtagaaatacaataaacaaatacatcgatatgtattatttttctgtatttgtgTAAAACTGCAAAGTTGATTTACAGTGATGGCCATGAATATTGCAGCATCAATCTTCTGAAGTTCTTCCTAAGATAGGTCAATAAGGTTCATTTCTGGCCCATGATAAAACTGATACACTGGTATTAAGACTTGAAACACTCATCATACATTTTGAAAACTGTAGGAAATGAAGCCAAGTAGAATATGTTCTTTATATGGCTTAATAATTCTAATAGTTATTGTTTTACCGCAGCATTATTATGAACATGCTGTTTGTGCAGTAAAAAAGGGCAGGTAATTGCATATAGTACTGATAACACATGCGCTCAACATCCAACTGAGTGAGCCCTTAGCACTACTTGCCTGATACAGGTTGATCTGCTGTTGCTGTGTGCTGTTAAAAAGGGACTTTGACCCACAATTGGTCTGCACGCTCTTTGCACTGCTGAGGTTTCTACTGCTCCTGCTTCTCACCTCTGCATAGAGTCCATAATATCTTCCATTAGCTCCATTCATCTCCAATTCCACCTATCCAGGACATCATTGATGAACTgtgttatataaatatatttgggTGGATTAACAGGACGAATTTGCGGAGGGAATTTAATATCTACAGTCATGTACCTTGTTACATCAAGAATAAGTAAAACTAGGTCTATCAGACAAGTATAAtgagtgtattttttaaaaatatgctataTTTGTGGTCACCACTGTAATATTAAACTTAATAGTTATTGTGTTTTGCTCATTTATAAAGGAAACAAATGTTACCAAATACTTGATCTAAAATGAAGAAttaatgtgtgattttttttGGCTAATAGTAATGTGGGTTACCATAAAGAAATactatattgtaaataaaactgaCTTGCAAAATGAACCAGATGTAACAGCCTGTTTCTTCATACTCATTCAAACCATACATGAACACACTTTAAATACTGCATTAAGGGTTTGGAACTATATTACATTGAGCgtctaataacattgtaattacattgtaatttcaCAACCATGTAAATTACAATAAGTTACCAACTGCCTAAAACTTtcattttgtaaaacatgtagtttcattgtaactacacaaccacCCATGCAATTgctgtgttattacagtgtaattgaGTGTATTCAAGAAACACCTAATGTGAAGTGTGTCCAATAATTTGTAAAAGAATGATAAAAAGCTTAAACATTGCATACagtgacctatatatatatatatatatatatatatatatatatatatatatatatatatataaaatattcaagaaagatatacatgtctgtatttatttacaagGGAACATGAATGAATTGATCATCATGAGGCATCTTTAAGGTTACATTTTGCTTAATAGTATACAAAATACCCCTAAGGGTAAAAAATAAAGTCATGATTGAGTAGAGGAATCAGGATATAGTTCAAAAGTTATATTATAGACATTAATAAAAGATAATAAGGCATGTTAATAATTATCTAGAGTACATGAGAAAGACTACAGTTCACAAGGACATTTTTGGATAACTTATAATCATGTATGGTGACCACTGGATCGTAGGAAAGTATATTTTTCATCAATCAAATACACTGGAGCTTAAGCCTTTAGCATCTATTAAAAAGGCTAAAGGTTGCGGTGCTTGTTAGAAATGGTGCATACAACACAATGTGCTGGGAGTCGATATTAAATAACTAATTTGCCATGGATTACTATTTAAAAGGTCACAGGTCATTGATTTTCTGAGTTTTAATGAGGTCAATAAGCAATTTTGCACATTTCAGGTTTCAGCTACTGAGAAGATATCATTAGATTAGATGTCTAAATGCAAAAGGTCGAGTGTCAATTAATATGACTTTAATGTCCACAGTGTATAACTAATTAACTTCACAGTTTAACCTTATATATACTATCTGAGCTTTGCAGACCACTGGTGTGTTTAATGACTCTATTTGTATTTCTGGAAGCAGAAAAACAAAGCTGCATGGAGACTGGAGACAATGCTGTTTATCTATTGTATATTAAAACAGTCAACAAATTATTTTATGATACAAGAGACAACATTGTATCAAATGGTACTGTACAACAAACAACTTATTTGTGTCTAGACAGCAAGAACTGTGCatggaaaataaaatgatatGCTAGATTAAAATATGTTATAGTAAATGGTTAAATAGCAATTAGCttgacagttgtttttttttgttaatgtactCCTATGTTTGCAAGTGCTGTTTTCCCCAACTAATAGGTTTGCCTGACATTTTCTCATAGATTGGTGCCTCTAGCTATTTTGACATTTTCAGCACTGACCCCAGTGATCAGAAGTTACCTCCCTATTCCCATAAGTGGTGTACAAGACTGTTCGTGGAAATACAGCCTTAACGGTATAATGAAGGGTATATAAGGTGAATACTAATATGAACAGGAGAAACACTATTTGTCTGTAGAAGCACATTTATACTTTCTATTGCACTACTACAGAATCTActgtaaaactgcagaaatatgTTGTGTGGCTTGTTAGCAACAAAACTGtaaagcagggcttcccaaccccggtcctggggacccatgtgttttctggttttcattcaatTTAAATGCTGTAGAAAGAAAATGGATGTAAAGtatcaaatcaataaaataaacacttctgGTTTCATATCAGTTAAGTCATGGATCTCTCGACAGACGCATTACATCACAATATTCCTTCTTCAGTGAAAAATTCTAATAGATTGATTGTATTGAAATTTTCTGTATCAGGCAAAGGTGTTTTTAGTGTCACATTCAGATCAGACCTCAGATTCTAATTAAATGACAGGACTGGGAGAGCAAAGGGACATCATTACATCATCTAGTTTTAGAAATGACAGCGTGAATTGAAATATAAAACCTGTGttgctaatttaattgaacaaGACGTTATGGATGTTATGTGTAAGCAGTACAACTTAAAGCTTCCTTGTGAAGAAATAAAAGAACTACATCCCTGATTTACTGGACTGCATCAATGCTAGAATATTCCCCGTATTCCATCAACTGATGGCGTGGATGAATTGCATCTTAGTAAGTTTAGCAAGatggtaaaaaataaattctaCAGCAAATGCTCAAGTCTAGAATTATGATTATAAGATGAAAAAAGTAATAGTAGCCATTCAAGATAacaaaatgaaagtgaaacaaGTCAGTAATATACATCCCTGGCactgcagtaaattaaaaagtgatatatagagagggcagcagtgtagagtagtggttagggctctggcctcttgaccagaaggtcatgggctcaatcccaggtggggggcaattgctccagtaaaaaaaaaaaaaaaaaaactgtataaatgggtaattgtatgtaaaaataatgtgatatcttaagggcatctgttaaataataatgttattataacCAGAATCTGCTTTTCTTAATAATGCTAAATAacattaataccaagtttcatggcaACTTAAAAAGCTGGTCACCTCGATacaaaaagctactaacaaccaagcgagcaagatgggccgaatggcctctcatttgtaaacattcttatgttcttaaaagcatctgtcaaataaataaataataatgataacaatgataataataactagagttgccagcagtAGTGCAGAATGGTATAAGCCAGTTTTATATTTGACTTTTAGGAAAGAACAGAGCTCAGAGGTCACAGGCAATGGCATTTTtttatagagcatacatggattactatatgtgttccaaaGTAACCATGACACTATCTGCACTGTCtcaggagttataagccagttttacatttgacctataggagaggtcaaaggtcatgggcaatgacattttctaatagagcatacatgggttactatatgtgttccatagtaaccatggccctatctgcactctataaggagttattagccggttttgtatgttgatgatgtcatccaatgtggccaccaaatccaatatggcggccaaatcatgtgacctacgacatatgttcaagtaacatttaccaacttcccataagcatctaccatccTACCAAATTTCATCAGTTTTCAAGCAACTTTTGgcggaaagaagaagaagaaaaagaagaaaaagaaaaagaagaagaagaagaagaagaagaagaagaagaagaagaatcccagcaataacaataggcttcccagccctatGGACTGgaagtctaataataataataataataataataataataataataataataatatatacccagaatctgatattcttcATAatatatgctaaataatgttaacaccAATATATATTGCAAAATGGCCTTCTGAAACATGCTAGACGTTTAAAATAGACACTGAATCCAAAGGCAAGAGTTATTATAGCCTATAGAGAATATTGGCAAGTTCATTGCAGTATCCCAGTTCGTGTCAGTTATACATTTTCTAAGCTATTTTGTTGTCAAGGAGTATAACCTCCTTTTCCGAAGCTATTCTCTAAGTGCATCCACTTCATGAATTCCATTAAAACGATCATATCTCAGACACATTTtcctgaaaaacatttttttagggTAAAACCCTTTGAGATTTATACCTTTTAGTTTGTACCAAAGTACTTTCATAC from Acipenser ruthenus chromosome 2, fAciRut3.2 maternal haplotype, whole genome shotgun sequence includes the following:
- the npy2rl gene encoding neuropeptide Y receptor Y2, like; this translates as MSGMEMGPMDLDGQVNLTLEGDYRSLIDSSMPVCCTNSTTPSDDRLPPDLEDSTKLIGVQIVLIAAYCTIILLGVIGNSLVIYVVFKFKTLRTVTNFFIANLAVADLLVNTLCLPFTLIYTLLGEWKFGQVLCFMVPYAQGLAVHVSTVTLTVIALDRHRCIVYHFDTKMSKETCFIVIGITWMISAVLASPLAIFREYGTFHISPDKSIQFCTEKWSDNNRDGTVYSISMLLLQYVLPLSIISFAYIRIWSKLKNHVSPGEGNVRHHRRRKTTKMLVTVVVVFAVSWLPFHAFQLGIDIDNNVLDTKDFKLVYTIFHVIAMCSTFANPFLYGWMNNNYRNAFITVFKCEQRVDSIHLEGQVKVSTKKTLEAEDIAHVNGHSAKRHPTNV